In the Papio anubis isolate 15944 chromosome 3, Panubis1.0, whole genome shotgun sequence genome, CAGTTACCTGGCAGCCAAATTTTGTGGTGCATATTTGAATTCAACATTATTTTAGGTATTATCCTAGATACATTCTGTAAAGTTTCTCAGTCAGAGCTAGAAATAGCTTAACATATCAGGATAATATGAGGAGGGGTATGTAGCCTTCCATAGCCATAGTTAGATGATGTAGTATTAAATATCAGTAAAGTACTAATGAGGAAATTAACTTTATAAAGCGTAGTGAGATCCAAAGGACATATTGATATGTAAATATCATGTAGTTTTCCAACCCAGAAGGATGCATAATTAAGCAATCGGTTTCCTGGATCTTGGTCAACAGAATTTCCTCTGTGCggtttataaaagataaaacacgGTGTTCTAAATTTTGACCTAACCTTGTTTCTTTGTGAATGAGCTTGCTCTGGTCAGCCCGGAAGCCAGGCTATTCTTTAGTAACTTGCAGCCATAGTGTTATCCATCAAGAGTGTGGTTTACACTCTAGGCTTTCTTgcaaaacattcaataaatatttgggtttTTGACTTAATCTGTGATTTTGCAAATCGTTATCTTTGTTTACTTAGCGGAGGTCGCTGCTCCAGCATTCAAGGTAAAGCATACACAGAAATCTACACTTGAAGAAGACTGACATATGTCACCTTTCATGGATGAAGCAAAGTCCTTCAAAGTGTCAATAGAAAGTTAGCCTTTGTACACAGCAAATCCTATATGGATTTAACTTTGAAAGGACTATAGTGCAATTACACTAAGACAGTAAACTAACCCAAGTagttagaatttaaaacaaagatcTAAATCTTATAAATGTTTGTTTGTCCTCATTCAAGATTGCAGGTTAAAGCAAATGTGTGTGTTAAGCTAGATAAGATGACTGAATTGCTTTGATGATCTCATAGCATTTTCTATTcttcttattttctctccttctttaggaatatatatatatatatattttttttcctccaaaaataGTTTATATGACAAAATAACCACAGTGTTTCTCAAACAAGGGCCTGTCCACTTTCAACATAGACCAATATTTCTACTCAAGGGTTAAAAAGTTTCTTCTTTCCATGTCACATTCTTGTGAATATAACTTGGCCCCTTTGTTGGTGGTGTTCCacacccgccccccaccccccacacactCATTTGCTCTTGTAAATCTCCTGCTAATCACATTTAGTAGTGAAAATTCTTTCATGGGGTGAGAGATTTGAAATCATAGATTACacaaagatgtaaaaaaaaaaaaaaaaaaaaccagtaacagATACCAATGTAGCACAGCAAAATACGTAAATCCAACTTCTCTGTTCCAATTTGTCTCAATCCAGGGCACCTCAGATCATTCCTTAGTCTCAAACTAGTATTAAAAATGGCTATTTTCCAGCCTCTTTGGCCTCTGTAATTACCAATGGGATAATCCTTCTTTCTCTAGGCACCCAGTTACTTAATTTCCTAAATTCCAATCACAGCAGATTTTTCAATATCCCTGCCACTAGGACAGATCCCTCAAATGACACACATAATGAAACTTTATGAAGTTAAGAAGTGCAAAACTCAACCTGTGGCTGCCGTTCTTCTGCCAGTGAGGGAGTCCATTTTACCTGTGCCcaatgttgtttttgtctttgatttacATAGTGAAACTAAAAGCACATTGTTAATAGACTACCAAGAAAGCTTTTGCATTTTCACTTTCCCTGGGCTATTTTTATACACAAAGCAAATATTCTAACAGACAACTCTGCTGCCCTTAATGGGATATTTTTACTATTAGGTTGGACTGGTTTTCAATATGCCAATAggtcattttctttctgccagTTTTTAGGAAATTAGTTCTAAGGGTTCAGGCTATAAATTTAGCTTAGATCTAGAAATGGTTTACTTATTAGAAAAACAGATATATCATTGTCGCCATTGATTTGAGCTTCCTTGACCACGTAGTGACTGTCTCTCCCTTTAACCTACTGATGGAATTCAATTTATCAAGTCCTATTAAACTTGAACCATGCAGTTAGCATTGAAAAATTGCTTCAATGCAAACATTGCTTCCATCTAAAATTGGACTCAATCTAAAATTGCTTCCATCTAAAATTGGGCAGTGACACATGCCCAttgtccgagctactcaggaggctgaggcaagaggattgcttgagtccaggagttcagtcTGAGGCCAGACTGAGCAACAAAGCTAGGCTCCATctctaaagaggaaaaaaaaaaggatcgtAAACACAAGCTGATCATAAAACAACGCAAATCTAGGTTTGAGAAATACTCGAAGACTGTAAAAGATCATTCACAGAATCTTGTCTCTAACCCTGAGAAGAAGATAGATAAGTTGATAGATAGATGTAAATATGTGTTCAAATAAACATGCATACACTTATATAGATGCATACACACATCTTTAAAATCCATTCTATCAGTGAATAACTTTGAGTCTCATAACACCTTGTAtctgtgtattattttaaattagaagtgTTTCATGGTTATATTAAGATTCACTGTTAAAAGCACAGGCATTGGGCCCCATGGGTTTGAGTTCCTGTTCTGGCACATGGACCCTGCATATGTTACACAACATCTCTAggcctttcttttttcattataagATACAGGTAATTATATCTACTTCCTAGgcttgtggtgaggattaaatgagagaatatacATGACAACCACAACAACTATACTACCACATAATATCTAGCATAAAGAAGATTCTCAAAATTGGTAGCTCTTTCCTATTATTCCTTGGGGCCTATATCATTTGTCACCAGGTCAAGAAGTCTTCTACATAATCAAATTTAAATTCAGCAAATAATTTTGGAGCAAAGATGAACGTAACAGACTTGACTCACAGAGTAAATTATCAATATACATGAAGACTGTTGGCTGTAGATTTGTGTTTTCAAATCAGAACACAAACAGTTGGACGATAGGGAATTTGGgacataattatttcaataaacaaGCCCATTGACCTCAGAATTACATTAAATGATTATTTTGGCTTAAATACTACCTATGctattatctcaaaaaaacatacCTGGAAGTAGAAGAACTGTGATTTAAGAAATATTCTTCATTCCTGGAATTCATcaatcatttatcatttttcaaagaaaaaattggcTCAAACATGAAAAAACTAGTTAAAATTTAATAAACCTAAGTGATACTAGATTGAATGCAGGGCCAATGTAGACCGCTAAATCAATgttgacccttttttttttttttctcagagagcAAGTATCTTGTCTTATATGATTTGGATTTAGGACTTGAGATTGTagtaaaaggaaattattttctctaaaattgtaATAACACATCTAGATTCCAATACAAGTCAGTTAAAAGCCAGTAATACAAGTATTCCACTTCTCAAATGGGATAAGATAGAATTTCTAATGTGttcaatttaaatgtttttcaactttgtgaatattatatatatattaatacaatCAATGAAACTTTATGATGTTAAGGAGCTCAAAACCCAACCTGTGGCTGCATGAACTGTTACCCTAAATTCGACAAACTAATATTTTATGGTCTTCAGCAAAAAGAACCACAAAGACATGCTCTGTCTAAAGACACTTTGTTTGAACATTCTTACTAATAGGAAGTATACCTTCTCATAAGGCATGCAATCCATTTATATTATCATTTGATCTTTGATTGATAAAATCAATTTGAATGGAATTTCCTAAACTAAATGACCAGGTGCTTTCTTCTCTGGAGAGTCTTACAGAATGAGACTGCAGTTAGTTGCAAcagattttttattaaaaagaacttTCTGTAGCTGGAACAACAAAGCTTTTTTCCCATGAACCAAATCTACCAATAATGGCTCTAATAAATGAGTTTCCTATTTATATAGATTGTATACCAAATACATTTGGTAATTCATAAACCTTACAAACATTTACTAACACTTACCAAGAATTGGGCAATGTGCTCAACACATTATCCCACTAAATCTTAGTAATAGCCCTATTAAGTAAATACCATATCATAAGTATTATCTCTCTTTTACTGACATGGATAATAGAACTCAAGGAGATTGAGTAATTTGTACTGAATCACACAGTCAGTAAATTGTAAAGATGGGATTCAAACCTAGGGAGATGGACTCCAGAGCTCTTAACAACTATTTATTTGTACATTCTCCAATTGAGCTATATACTTCTTAAAGGCAAAGGCAATGCCTGACTCACCTTTcatattaaaatcatattaaaaagttAGCAAGATGTGATTATCAGTGTACTATGTAAATTTTTCTGAATGATCAATAATTACATgttttgattatatatatattttagtagataaTAGCTATATACATTCaaaattctaaatatagaatgtttacagagaaaaatgaaaccttTTTTCCAACCCTGTCCTCCACCTCTGCATCCCATACTTCTTCACAGAGGCAACTGATTCAAGTCATTACATAGTTACTGAGTTTTAACTACAACTATGTTAAGTATAGCTATATGCGTTAGACACCGTAGCCATAGAAATCAATTTACAATCTAATGCAGTGGATACAGCATGTATACATGTAATATAAGGTTGCTACAAATACTATCTGAGGTAGAGCTGTTTGAAAGAATACCAACAAACACTTTAATGTTTAATTCAACTGACATGATTGACAACTGATCAGCTGAGTAAAAAAGATGGATGACAAAGATTGTGAGACTTAATTGGCTGGTGGTATGGTGATATGATTGACAATAACTGCTAAGTCAGAGAGGGATATattgaggaggagagaaaaagcaaCAAATCTGGTTTTGATGTGTtcattttgttataattattgATTATTTACTGAATGTgaacatttatctttgtttttgagtCACATAAATATTCCTTTGtaaagacaaaattaaacattaaagtaTTAGTATTTCTTTCAAACTGGAGGAATTTCTCCCACTAatgtatttcatcaaaatttataaTAAGCTTGGttccagaggaagaaatgaaggataaccaaaaataaagacattaataaTAGTGCAATGCACAATGATAAATCTCAATAGGCAGTGATGACAGATATGTTTTCCCAAACACAAGGACGCTGTAAGGGTCAAACAGAGATGATAGCCCCTCTCCAGCATCTCATTTTGACCCTCTTCCTTCAACTATGCCTCTACTCTCCTCAGATACAAGGGAGGTGGATTTTTCTCTCCTCTGAGATAACTTGATGGAACCACAGGAACAATGAAGTGGGCTCCTGGCTCTTTTCTCTCTGTGGCAGATGGGGTGCCATGCCCATCTTCAGACAAAGGGAAGATTGAGCTCAAAAGCTCCCTAAAAACTCCCATCTTCAGACAAAGAGAAGATTGAGCTTGAAAGCTCCCTAAAAACTGAGAGCCTATGAACATGGTCAACACAGAGGGACAGGAGTGTATTTCCAGGGTCATTCGTTCCTGGGAATAGTGTACTGGGACATGGGGAAGTCAGTCTCCTCCTGTCACAGCCAcgggttaaaaataataatgttaactgATCCCTAGACTGAGAAAGTTCTTTCAGTAATTTGGGTGATGGCAGCAGGCCCCATCTTAAGGATAGACTGGGTTTGCCCAGTTCGAGGTCAGATCTGTTTGCTCTCAGCCATGTACTGGAAGAAGTTGCACCATACAGCCTCCAGGACTGCCCTCCTCCTCACAGCAATGGATAATGCTTCACTAGCCTTTGCAGGTAATTTTGGATCAGAGAAAAAAACTTGAGCTGGGCCAAAAAGGAGGAGCTTCAACCTCTGTGCAAAATCTGGGAACCTGACAGTATAGATTGGGGGCCAGGATGAGGAAAAAGGAACGGGAAAGACCTCCCCACCCTTCTGGTAAGGAGGTCTCGTGATCAGCTCCAGCCACTTGCAGTCCTGGCTGTCCCAGGAGCTTACATAAAGGGACAATTGGAGCCTGAGAGGTGACAGTGCTGACGCTACAAGGCTCGGAGCTCCGAGCACCCAGACATCATGAGTTGGTCCTTGCACCCCCGGAATTTAATTCTCTACTTCTatgctcttttatttctctcttcaacATGTGTGGCAGTAAGTGTGCTCTTcacaaaacattgttttaaatggaGAGCTGGAAAATAAAGCAGACAATAAACTAgtgaaatttctgtatttttttctcttttagtataCTGCTACCAGAGACAACTGCTGCATCTTAGATGAAAGATTCGTAAGTAGTTTTTATGTTTCTCCCTTTGTGTGTAAACTGGAGAGGGGCAGAGGAATAGAAATAATCCCCTCATAAATATCATCTGGCAgttgcaactttttaaaaacatagtctAGGTTTTACCTATTTTTCTTAATAGATTTTAAGTGTAGCATCTGTCAACATTTTTAATCACTGTTGTATTTTCAGGGTAGTTATTGTCCAACTACCTGTGGCATTGCAGATTTCCTGTCTACTTATCAAACCGAAGTAGACAAGGATCTACTGTCTTTGGAAGACATCTTACATCAAGTTGAAAACAAAACATCAGAAGTCAAAGAGCTGATAAAAGCAATCCAACTCAGTTATAATCCTGATGAATCATCAAAACCAAGTGAGAAAATAAAGACTACTcaccaaaaaataagaataataatctGCGAAgttcttttgctgttgttttagtTGTTCTATTTGCTTAAGGATTTTTATGTCTCTGATCCTATATTACAGATACGATAGACACTGCTACTCTGAAGTCCAGGAAAATGTTAgaagaaattatgaaatatgaAGCATTGATTTTAACACATGACGCAAGTATTCGGTAaggatttttgtttcaatttactCTGCGAgactgatttaatttttatttaatatttcatacttgagtgaaagtaatttttaatgtgttttaccCATTTATAATATCCCAGTGGCATTATGCCTGATTATGTTGAACATAGTGGAGATAGAAGTTTTTAGTGCAATATAAATTATACTGGGTTATAATTGCTAATTAATAATCACTTTGGAGAAAGAAGTTCTAGATGTCTTCAAATGCTAGTTTGACCATATGTATCGAAAAATTTTTCCCCATCCCCCATTTATCTTACAACATAAAATCAACCTCATAGGAATTTGGGTGTTGAAAACAAatcctttttataaaaatgttgacaaattgatggtttaaaaaaatcagcaagcAGAGGCATAGTAAGGATTTGGGCTCCTAAAGTCAATTATATTGAAGGTGGAGCAGGAAGAAACATGTCTTAAGAGACTAAGTGTAGCAAACATTGCAAAGCTCATGTTGATCATTGCAGAATGAACCTGCACAGTCTCTTCCCTTCGTTTGGAAGTGAATGTCTCTGTTAACAGCTTCTCAGGGACTCATAAACTTTCTGAACACAAGGTTTCAGatacagttttaatatttttcctcaatttttttttctaaatttttctcaaAGTAGCTTGAGAAATTGGGATAAATAGTAGCTAGGGAGAATGGCCCAGGGAAGATTCCTCCTCTTTTTGCTATCAGAGGGCccttgttattattgttattattattacttgcaTTGTTATTGTCCATCATTGAAGTTGAAGGAGGTTATTGTACAGAAATTGCCTAAGACAAAGTAGAGGGAAAACGTGGACAAATAATTTGTCTACCCTTCTTTACTTCAAAGAAAGAACAGTTTATGCATTGTAGACagttttttatcatttttgaatatttacaaGCCACCCTGTAAGTAACTACAAAAGAAGGATTTTTACTTCCCCCAGTCCATTTTCAAAGCTATGTAACCAGAAACActaaagaagaaaggggaagtatctgttgttttattttacatacaataACGTTCCAGATCCTTTCCCTGTGTAAGTTATATTTTAGACTGAAGCTTGTAAGTATAACCTCAATAGATCCACATGCGAAAGGTATACTACTTCAGCACATGTGAATTACTGAACTGAGCCTTTCCTGCTTCTAAAGCAAAAAGGGGTGTTCCTATTAACCAGTCTCATCACAGTTGCTATCTGCTGCCCTTTATGCATAAAGTAAAAAGCAAAGTATCAATTACATTTGTTTATTGACAAGGACTTTGTTATTTGTGTTTGGAGTTGAAACAATATGCCCCATTCTAAGTGAAAAGATTCAGGTTCACATTGCATTCctgttttgattgatttttgttttgttttgttttttcaaaaagtttataattttaattcatcttaatttagtgatataattttacattttccccAAGAATGGAATAATTTATCAGAAAGTAATTCTTGAGAAAATATTTAGTTAGCagtttccaaagaaaatacaaaattactctTCTGGAAGGAatacttatttttgtcttcttatttttgttatcttatgtttttgtttgtagatttttgcaggaaatatataatacaaatagtCAAAAGATTGCTAACCTGCAACAGAAGGTGGCCCAGCTTGAAGCACAGTGCCAAGAACCTTGCAAAGACACGGTGCAAATCCATGATATCACTGGGAAAGGTAACTGATGAAGGTTATATTGGGATTAGGTTCATCAAAGTAAATAACGTAAAGGAGAGAGTATGTACTAGAATGTATAGGAATAGTTTAGAAAGTGGCTACCCATTAAGTTTAAGAATTTCAGTTGTCTAGACCTTTCTTGAATAGctaaaaaagagtttaaaaggaATGGTGATgtgaaaagtaagaaaattattCTTGGAAAAGGAATAGTTTACTATATGTTAAAGACTATTTTTCAAGGCTGGCACAATCTTACTTACATTTCAAACCACAGTAAAAGTCAATTCTCCTTCTCCAGATTGTCAAGACATTGCTAATAAGGGAGCTAAACAGAGCGGGCTTTACTTTATCAAACCTCTGAAAGCTAACCAGCAATTCTTAGTCTACTGCGAAATTGATGGGTCTGGAAATGGATGGACTGTGTTACAGAAGGTAATTTTTTCCTCACCATGTGTATTTAATAAGTGCCGACATTGTTTCTGCCATATGGCAGATACTTTTCTAAGCACCTTGTGAACactagctcatttaatccttgcaataGCCCTAAGAGGAAGGTACTTCCATTACTCctatttacagaaaaggaaactgaggcacacaaagttaaataacttgcccaagaccactTAACTAATAAGCAACAGAATCAGCATTTGAACCTAGGTGGTATAGTTTCAGAGTTTGTGGCTTGACTATATTGTGCTGGCACTGACTTTGTAGATTCATGATGGCACATAATCAGTACCACagtgacagagaaaaagaaggaaactctTTTGTCAGGTAGGTCAAGACCTGAGGTTGCCCATTACAAGACAATGAAGCCTaacaccctcaccctcaccccgccaccaccaccaccctttcACACACCAGAGGACACAGTTGGGCTGCCTCAAGACAGGGAACCTTTGTTGCATCTGCCACTTGCTGATACCCACTAGGAATCTTGACTCCTTTACCCTCTGTTTACCTCCCGCCACTGTTACAACTGTTCCTACAGGGGGTGCTCAGAGGGAGTGAATGGTGGAAGCATTAGTTGCCAGACACCAATTGAGCAATAGGTTCCATCATAAGTGTAAGAATCAGTAATATCCAGAGTTCTGAAGTCGTCTAGCTATCTTTTCAATACTACCACTAATTTAGAATTTATGATGTGCCAGGAACTCTCTTAAGTATTTCTCATATATTCTCTCTCATTATCCTTGCAGCAACCCTAAAAAGTAAGCATCAATTTTCCCATTGGATAGATAAGGAAACCTAGGTAGCTTGGCCAAGATCACTTAGCTGTGAGTTGATAGAACCAATGCTCcatatttctgagaaaatgttgGTAGCATTCTCTTTACATGCATTGATaatctattttctccttttgcccATGCAAATGTGTAATTAGAGACTTGATGGCAGTGTGGATTTCAAGAAAAACTGGATTCAATATAAGGAAGGATTTGGACATCTGTCTCCTACTGGCACAACAGAATTTTGGCTGGGAAATGAGAAGATTCATTTGATAAGCACACAGTCTGCCATCCCATATGCGTTAAGAGTGGAACTGGAAGACTGGAATGGCAGAACCAGGTACTGTTTGAAATGACTTCTAACTTTTTATTGTAAAGATTGTCTGGAATGTGCACTTTCCAACTGTCAATAGACAATGGCAAATGCAGCCTGACAGATGCAAACAGCACATCCAGCCACCATTTTCTCCAGAAGTCAGTTTGGCTCCTGGGCAATCCAAAAAGGTAAATTCTATTCAGGATGAATCTGAGTGTTTTGGTACAATCTAATTACCCTGGCACCATTCAGAATAATAGCTAATTACTGAACTTTTAATCtgaatgtttaacttttaaattgaGCATACTgaacttttaacttttaaactgagcataaaattataattttatctaGTCTAAATTACTATTTCATGAAGCAGGTAttattattaatcccattttacagattaacttgctcaaagtcacattgCTGATAAGTGGTAGAGGTAGAATTCGAACTCAAGTAGTTTAACTTTAGAGCCTGTCCTCTTAACAACTATCCTGGTTGAAAAGCAAATACAGCCTCTTCAGACTTCCCAGTGCCTTAATGGCCATTTATTCTGTCAAATCATGAGCTACCCTAAAATTAAACCAGCCAGCTCTTTTGGTGATCTAGAGGCTTCTTTTTGCTTGAGATATTTGAAGGTTTTAAGCATTGTTACCtaattaaaatgcagaaaaacatCCAACTCTCTTGTTATGTTTAAGGAATAGTGAAATATATTG is a window encoding:
- the FGG gene encoding fibrinogen gamma chain isoform X1, which produces MSWSLHPRNLILYFYALLFLSSTCVAYTATRDNCCILDERFGSYCPTTCGIADFLSTYQTEVDKDLLSLEDILHQVENKTSEVKELIKAIQLSYNPDESSKPNTIDTATLKSRKMLEEIMKYEALILTHDASIRFLQEIYNTNSQKIANLQQKVAQLEAQCQEPCKDTVQIHDITGKDCQDIANKGAKQSGLYFIKPLKANQQFLVYCEIDGSGNGWTVLQKRLDGSVDFKKNWIQYKEGFGHLSPTGTTEFWLGNEKIHLISTQSAIPYALRVELEDWNGRTSTADYATFKVGSEADKYRLTYAYFAGGDAGDAFDGYDFGDDPSDKFFTSHNGMQFSTWDNDNDKFEGNCAEQDGSGWWMNKCHAGHLNGVYYQGGTYSKASTPNGYDNGIIWATWKSRWYSMKKTTMKIIPFNRLTIGEGQQHHLGGAKQVRQDHPVETEYDSFYPEDDS
- the FGG gene encoding fibrinogen gamma chain isoform X2; amino-acid sequence: MSWSLHPRNLILYFYALLFLSSTCVAYTATRDNCCILDERFGSYCPTTCGIADFLSTYQTEVDKDLLSLEDILHQVENKTSEVKELIKAIQLSYNPDESSKPNTIDTATLKSRKMLEEIMKYEALILTHDASIRFLQEIYNTNSQKIANLQQKVAQLEAQCQEPCKDTVQIHDITGKDCQDIANKGAKQSGLYFIKPLKANQQFLVYCEIDGSGNGWTVLQKRLDGSVDFKKNWIQYKEGFGHLSPTGTTEFWLGNEKIHLISTQSAIPYALRVELEDWNGRTSTADYATFKVGSEADKYRLTYAYFAGGDAGDAFDGYDFGDDPSDKFFTSHNGMQFSTWDNDNDKFEGNCAEQDGSGWWMNKCHAGHLNGVYYQGGTYSKASTPNGYDNGIIWATWKSRWYSMKKTTMKIIPFNRLTIGEGQQHHLGGAKQAGDV